caGATAAGTGAAGACAAGATTACTTAGATTCCTTCAAACTGTGGGTAATATTTGAAAGTGGGTGATAATGTTCCATGATACTCATAATCTACGTCAAGTTATTTAATCCATGAGTAAGTTGATTCAATAGCATGTTTGTCCCTATAGATATAGCAAACTTGCAATAACTGGTCATTTTGATCTCGAATGTCTACCCAATACGAGGACACCAAATCCATAAAAAAAGTATGCTTATAAATGATTTGACGCCATATCAAGTCTTTAATCAATTGCCCTGAAGTGATGTCTcatcaataaaaaaagaatGTTGAGTATTACATAAGATagttaattcatattttaaaatatcgaCTTATGCAAACTCAATTCCCATGAATAGTTCACTACCATACTGCTTTAGGCATCCAGCAGATAAGTGGAAAGAACAACAATGACGATAAAATGTGTAATCAAAAAGGGATAAGAGATGAATCGAACCTCATGGAGCTTCTTTCTTCTCCCTTTAGACTCGATAGGGAAGCGTCTCAGCATGAAAAACAGTCTGAAACAACGAGTATGAGAATTAACGGAAAGAAAGCGCAATAACAAGTGCAAACAAATGAAAATTCACATGATTAAACTTATACCACAGCAATTAAGTATGTTCTTACCTCCCTCCATACAACAAGAAACCCAATGAAGCTACAGCCGACACCACTGGAGAGGAAAACAATAATAcacattataaatattatagaaAGATGTTCGAATATGATATACAATGCAAGAGCTTCAAAGTTCAGGTATTAAAGTCATCCACAAATAATATTAAGCTTTACCTGCAATAAATATCTTTCCAATGAATTCTACAACACTGTTGTCATCTATCCAAAGGTAAGCCCAGATGCCACCCTGATTCAAGAGTCAAGAACCCATTTCGGTAAgacattttacaaaaatatgggATAATCAACACAAACGTCCAGCACTGAACCTCACAACGAGTTAATTCATAGATAAACTGATAAAAATTCCATTCTAATAAACTTATATCTTTTTCCCAAGCTTCTGCGTCTAGTCCTTACGATTGCACATACGCAGTAAGCAAGTTGCCAAAgattttaaaatacataaatacaaTGTTTCTAGGTGTTCCactacataaaatataattcacAAACTGAAAGAATGCTACAGAAGTCATATCGCCATAAGCTTACATGCGATGAGAATCATATGAATGCAATAAAAATTAAGAAGTGTTAATTGGGATTAGTAGGAGCAGTAAAACAGAAAGATTATGCATACCTGTATCAAGTAAATTACACTGTTgaccaaaatataaaaaagtctGAGCTTATCTGTTGGCAGACTTCTTGCCTGGTATtcaaaataagaataagaattAAACTCTTGATAttacttaaaatttaaatgaagaaaCTCATCAAGCTAAGATGATGATCAGATATAATACTACACTTATAAGGTGAAACTGCTTAGGTACTTGCCTGGTGATATATTTCGGCCCAAAATAAGACAAGCAGGGTGTACGTAGAGAAGAACAGGACTCCTGGGAGATCCAGTAATATCAGTTCAAGCACCTGATCCAAGGTGTAGAATCATTACATTAGTAGTTAAAGCTTAATATGCTATATGCTAAGCAAAGTGGCTAAAAACGAACATCTAAAGAAACTTTCGACCAAGTGCTAAATGCGAAAAAAGAAGAAGGGCCATCTCTTGTGTGTTCATATAGAGAACTATTACTTTTCAAAGCTTTATCAACTAACCTTGGGATGCAAGATAAATACTTGCTTGTGAAAACCAAACAGAATAGCACGAACTGCAATATTTAAAATaccaaaagagaaaaaaagttaGAACTCCAATCGCAAAGTTTCATAAGTAAACACATTAGAAATCCAATTGCAAGAAGTTTACCTCCATTGACAATGAAATTCATCAAGTGAAAAACTTTCTGCGTTGTCCAACCATACTCCGGCACTCTCAATTCAATCCGTATTAATTGTATCTGACCatcaaaataaacacataaGAACCTCCACAAAACTCGATTAAACAATTTCATATAAACCACAACCAGGATCGCATATAGCCCCGCAAAATTAGCACTTGCAAGCAGACAAAAGCAACTTAATCAGAAAAAGCCTATTATCAGTTTATTATACTCGAGTTGAACGAACTCTACGGCGGGCTCTACAGATTTCAACTTTCAAGCATTCAGCATAAGAACATCCAGTCCCATATTGTAGACCACCATAGCTGAGAAACAAAACTAATAAGAAAAAAGTAGCGAATAGCTCAATTACTAGTTGAACCGCCACCAATTAAAACTCCGTTTAATTCATGATCAGCAATCAAATAGTTAAATCCTAGACCAACAAGAACTCCAACCACATCAATAATTCAAGGAACtcaaatataatcaaaataatccATGCAATAAATTCTCCAATTACTTCATTGCAATCTCAATCAACTCATACAAATCAAAATTAcaatcttttaaataaaaatcatcaTCCATTACGTAAAAAGGAGATAAAGCTAAGAAATTTACCAAAGCAACAGAAGAAACAAGAGCATAAGTAGCACAAAGAGCATAAAAGATCCCATCTTGCCACTCAATAGTATCATTAATCTCATCCCACCAATTCCCAACTAAACCACCCAGATCACCTTGCAGTATACTTCCACTCATCCTCAGGAAGAATCCGAGAAAATCCAAGAAAATAAACGAAGTCAAAATCCTAGTCTCCAAACACCCCCTCGAAGACTTCaactaaaaaacaaatccaaaactagAAAAAGGAATGAAATTTGAAGATAAGAAAAGATTGGTGATTGGGTGGTTTGCTGGATTTGGTTCGACCAGAGCGTCCAAGTGAAAGCACCCACCTAAACTTCTATTCTAGAGGACAGTTCCTCAGATTTGGTGGTGCTGATTAGTATTGcctattttatattatgaaaataaatagcAAAAGgattcaattattatttacaCGTGGTCTGTTGTTGTTGGTTCATAGATGTTTCTTTTTACTTCTACTTCCTATTGTTTACGCGGCAATTATTTTTGGGTTGGAATTAAAACTCATCGTTTATTTGAGATACTTGtctgaattttatttaaattattgttaTCTAATTTTATGCTTTATAATAAGTAAATTAATAAAGATCATCAAAGATATGTCAAATAATTTTCTTAGTCTTTCGcagtaaattatttttatttgaaaattaattcttttaattgaCATGAATTTTCTAAATTATTTCCAACGTGGTTTTTTTATGGTGGAAGGGACGATTTTTTCgattttcatcataaaatcacGTACTTTCAGCAgtgaaatttgattttttaaaattttttcaatattttatttagtatttttattcgaaacttttgaaatttttaagattttttagcATTTGCATTGTTCTTAATTTAGAATTCTcaattatttaaagatttttacaatttaattgagatataaaaaaaaaatcaattaatttataaatatttaaaactataaataatgcatgattttttttaaaattttccaacACCAATTAAATCGCATCATGTAATTTTAATGTGGTTTCATTTATCTTCAAGTAGATAAATGTGACCAACGAGTTATAgatcaaatggtataagcgctggacagtaaactgtcaaggtcgtgggttcaattcctcccacaagcgctctcccctctcccaattataaaaaaaaatagataaatgtGAGgtgtaatttattattttaaatttatcgatatgctatttttaatataatttatcttcagtaaaaattgcaatttatattaacaaaataataaatataagcATCATAATATcataatttgatttgaatatcaCATAATTAGATTTGTCCCATCAGATGAGGAGGGCCAAATATGCTATGGGAGATTCATTATGATCTCCGGGACCACAGGCTCCTGACATGACGAACCATTTCTAACTGTTCGTTACGAGAAATTTCTCACAGCTATAAGCGGTATTGGGCGGTTTGCTGTCTTTTTCCTTTTGCAATATCTTAGCaaattcactttttttaattaaatggacaaaagtattaaaaatgtattaaaattattattattcaattttatattaatattttttgtatcaaagataatattaataatacgAAAGTAAGAAAGAGTGTTTCAAACATTGCAAAGAATGAAGTTATAAATGTTTAAGATAAGATGTTAACTTACGAGCCTCACTGACCAAATTAGAATTTCTATATAGAGGGTCAAATTGCAATATGCAACATATGAAGTAGacaaacttaaaaattaaagaaaatgacGGAAAAGGGGGCGAGGGAGGGGGTCTAAATTGTAAAATGTTAAATTTGTGGTGctaatttcaacaattttaaaaatttggaggaGACAATAATACTCTCATGCCTTCCCCTCCCTCCGGCAGTGACGAGCCTCCATATTACATCTATGGATTGACCATCGAAGAATAGTGAAGAATAGAAGACTTGAGACGTCAAATATATTGACAAATTttctaaatttgaaaatttgataCTATTTTTGAATTAGTCatttaaaaaatctaaagagTATCTCTGTTTAATATTATGCGGTTCTATCgtttaagtaaaatataattaaaattttcttacaaagttaaaaattctaaaatacaTGTTCCCAATATGTTTGAAATTGGCATGAAAACTACCAATAATAAGTTTCTCTTAATTTGTGGCTACTACTGCTATGAAACGACGACGTAATTTTTAGAAGTTGAagtattgtaattaattttaataagacCAAAATAAAAAGATTGGAAACTACAAAAGGGCAATTGACTTCCATTACTCTGTGTACATGAGGGTGTAGTGCAGTGGCTACTCCCCTCGGAAGGTTAGAGATTCAACCCCTGTTGGCAGATATTTTTATGTCATTCAACTAATTTCTAACACTGATGCTTGATATATCACTGATAATAAAAAACTACCGTTActctttattttgtatatttaaaacatttcttttatattagtttttttttaaaagatactCCCttcggtccataatatttgtcgtatttgagaaatttttttggtccataatatttgtcatgttataatataaagagaatattaattgctatttttccatatttgttcccattaatttattgaaagaatataataaataaatgaaaatggtagttataaatgtaaacaagtttcaatgtaggattaaattagtaaaaatgtttacaaattaagacatattaattgatttttagttcttatgccaaaattaaatgcgacaaatattatgaacagGAGGGAGTAAATAGATTGATGAAAGAAGTGTTATATAAGATAACAAAGATTATAAATACAAGTATTTAACCGATCTAGAAAAATTGTAAGCTTCTGTATTAACTTCTCAACGAGGAATAGGAAAAATGAGACGTCAAATATTTTGACAAATTTTCTAAGTCttgtaattaaaaataattttcgaggaacaaaggatcaattcaccccctcaacttggcacgaaatatcaaataggTCATTCTCGACGCTTTTGGTACAAATTAACCCAAAAGTTgcattttcgtatcaaaaaagcCCCTCGACAGCCCTTACCTAGTCGCATTCCGGTGAGTGTATTACACTCTCCATTttgaaatggaaaaatatttaaaaagatgcttaatatttattttaatattcaaattgacatataatcatttacaaaattcaattataaccctataaatttaaaagtttaaaaatcatttaattttttaaagaaaattttagggatttatttttacctttttcCTACCCTACCTTTCTTCATCCCATTTTctctgttttaaaaaaaaaattattttctcctTTGCGCACCACCCTCCATCCACCATTTCCACCTTCATTGCTGCTGCCGCCAGATCTGCTCTTCAGCCCAACAGAGCAGACAAACCCATCTGGGTTCGTCTGCTTCTTCATCGATAAAGAAGCAGACGAACCCAGATGGTCGTCTTCTTTGTTTCGCGGTAGAAGAACGGCAGCAATGTTGTACGAGCAGCGTTGAACGGCGGCAGCAGCAACGTGACGCCAACAGCAGCGTGACGGCAGCAGCAACGATTGTAGATCTTTGATTTAGAGCACCAACAGCCCTCATCGCCTCCAGTAGCAGCAACATCACTCTTCACCTCCGGTAGCAGCAGCGAGGGAGAATGGTAGAAGATGATGGAGGCGGCCGTTCGATTTctacaattgattttttttttttgttatgaaattgaaataaattgttCAGTTCTTTCATTCTATATTCAattatgaaattgaaaaattcgTTTAGATTATACAGAGTTGTGTAGGTTATATTTGTGGAGGATTTGATGTTGAATAGggataatttgattttgaaatgaTGTTTGTGCTGTTGAAGACGAGCTCACGAACCCAGATGCAGCAGATCCAACAGCGGGAGAAGGTTTCCGATGAAAGGAGGCAGTGCCGGCTGGAGATTAGGATTTTAATCTAATTAGGGTTTAGTTAcgtttaattaggtttagtcagaaaaaaggtgaaaaaggtccctaactttttaataattagtattttgattaataaaataaattagagtttaaatttagattaactaagattaattaaagttaattttatttcattaagtatctcactctctttttgTGTCAGAGGGGTGAatttgatacgaaaacgcaacTTTTGGGTTAATTTGTACTAAAAGCGTCGAAAATGAcctatttgatatttcgtgccaagttgagggggtgaattgatcctttgttcaattttcGAGTTGATAACTTTTGAAACTTGAAAAGCATCACCTTCAACAATTATCTGATTCCATCAAACAGAGTAACATCCAGTTGACAATTCTCATAATACTAAAGATTCAAAAATATATGGATTCCAAATATGCAAGAATCTGACATCGAATCAATTAATGTTCATCAAAATTTCTAGCTAGCTACTCTAAAGTATAAACTCACAAATATGATCTATCGAATTCGAGGCAtcattgttatttaaaaaatacagcacatttttattaaaacaactagtcaatatttaaaatatatataattccaaaaaaaattaaaatataatgttGTAATTTATCAAATTCGTTAATTAACGATTGTTAAGGATATAATTAAAGAAATCACATCAAGGATCCGTGGCGCAATGGTAGCGCGTCTGACTCCAGATCAGAAGGTTGCGTGTTCGATTCACGTCGGGTTCAATCCCCCCTTGAtcaaacctttttttttgtttcaactCCACCAATCCAAACCTACGACCACCCACACTCAATTTTTACTCAAAAACCCCAATTTCTCACACTCATCTCCACTCTAAAACCCTAGCCCTAACCCATTTTCCATTCATTTCTCGGCAAAAATGGCACTCTTCTCCCGTCTCCGAATCCACTCTTTAACAACAGCAACTCGTCGCCAATTCTCCACAATCTTATCAACCGACCCACTCTCCTCCAAATCCAAAACCAGAGCCGCTCTCACCCTCCTGAAATCCGAAGAAAATCCCGAAAAAATCATCGAAATCTGCCAATCCGCTTCTTTAACGCCGGAAGCTCACTTAGACCGCATCGCCTTCTCCGTCGCCATTACCAAACTCTCCCGATCCAACAATTTCTCCTACATCCAGCAGTTTCTCGATGACCTCCGATCCTCACGCGCCGATCTCCGGTCATCCGAGAGATTCGCCGGTCATGCTGCTGTTTTGTTCGGTCAGGCTAATATGGTTGACCACGCTGTACGGACGTTTAAAGAGTATCATAATGATGTTATTGGTCATGGTAATGAGGGTTCTGTTAGGGTTTTCAATTCTTTGCTTTTTGCTTGTTATTTAGCTAAGGATTATAAAGAGGTGAATAGGGTGTTTTTGGAATTTCCGAAAAGTTATAATATTGTGCCGAATTTGGATTCTTATAATACTGTTATTAAATCGTTTTGTGATTCCGGGAGTTCGAATTCGGGTTTGTCGGTTTTAGCTGAGATGGATAGGAAGTCGATTATGCCGAATTCGACGACTTTTGGGAATTTGCTTGCTGGGTTTTATAAAGAGGAGAAGTATGAGGATGTGGGAAAAGTTTTGGATATAATGGCGAAGTATGGGATTCGACAGGGTGTCGGTATTTATAATAGTCGAATTCAGAGTTTGTGTAAGCTTAAGAGGTCTAGTGAAGCGAAAGCTTTGCTTGACGGAATGGTGTCTAGAAAAACTAAGCCGAATGCTGCTACTTATGGTCATTTGATTCATGGATTTTGTAATGAGGGCGATGTGGAGGAAGCGAAGGAACTGTTCAAGAGTATGCATGATAAAGGATGTGAGCCGGATTCCCATTGTTATTTTACGTTGCTGCATTACTTGTGTAAAAGTAAGGATTTTGAGACGGGGTTGAGCCTATGTAAGGAGAGTATTGAGAAGGGCTGGGTGCCGAATATTGCGACTATGAAGTCGTTGGTTAATGGTCTTGCTGCTGCTGGGAAGGTGGATGAAGCAAAGGAGCTTGTTGGGGAGATTAAAGGGAGGTTTACGAAGAATGTTAGTCTGTGGGATGATGTTGAAGCCGGTTTGTCTCAGTAGGGGAAGATGGCGTTTTTAAGCTTCTTCCGTGAAGTTAAAGGTTAGACGAACTGTATGAGAATGAAGTTTAGAGGCAATAACAATTTTGCAATTacttttttagttattgaacATCTTTTCATTGTTGAATGAATTG
This region of Mercurialis annua linkage group LG1-X, ddMerAnnu1.2, whole genome shotgun sequence genomic DNA includes:
- the LOC126666149 gene encoding tobamovirus multiplication protein 1, with protein sequence MSGSILQGDLGGLVGNWWDEINDTIEWQDGIFYALCATYALVSSVALIQLIRIELRVPEYGWTTQKVFHLMNFIVNGVRAILFGFHKQVFILHPKVLELILLDLPGVLFFSTYTLLVLFWAEIYHQARSLPTDKLRLFYILVNSVIYLIQGGIWAYLWIDDNSVVEFIGKIFIAVVSAVASLGFLLYGGRLFFMLRRFPIESKGRRKKLHEVGSVTAICFTCFLIRCCVVLVSAFDLDASLDVLDHPVLNLIYYTLVEILPSALVLYILRKLPPKRVSAQYHPIR
- the LOC126665924 gene encoding pentatricopeptide repeat-containing protein At1g61870, mitochondrial, translating into MALFSRLRIHSLTTATRRQFSTILSTDPLSSKSKTRAALTLLKSEENPEKIIEICQSASLTPEAHLDRIAFSVAITKLSRSNNFSYIQQFLDDLRSSRADLRSSERFAGHAAVLFGQANMVDHAVRTFKEYHNDVIGHGNEGSVRVFNSLLFACYLAKDYKEVNRVFLEFPKSYNIVPNLDSYNTVIKSFCDSGSSNSGLSVLAEMDRKSIMPNSTTFGNLLAGFYKEEKYEDVGKVLDIMAKYGIRQGVGIYNSRIQSLCKLKRSSEAKALLDGMVSRKTKPNAATYGHLIHGFCNEGDVEEAKELFKSMHDKGCEPDSHCYFTLLHYLCKSKDFETGLSLCKESIEKGWVPNIATMKSLVNGLAAAGKVDEAKELVGEIKGRFTKNVSLWDDVEAGLSQ